One Cryptomeria japonica chromosome 9, Sugi_1.0, whole genome shotgun sequence genomic window carries:
- the LOC131029051 gene encoding LOB domain-containing protein 24-like: MAPSACAACRSQRKKCSDECLLAPHFPSDDLQKFGLVQKVYGFNNVLKMLKDVKAEQRADVVKSLVYEATARMEDPVYGCTREIHQLQKRIAEQESKLAATQAELLDMRFEHDNFVSLPTICDEVDQMLFCEPLWEVQI; encoded by the exons ATGGCACCTTCAGCGTGTGCAGCTTGTCGATCACAGCGCAAAAAATGTTCGGATGAATGTTTGCTGGCTCCTCATTTTCCTTCCGATGACCTTCAAAAGTTTGGGCTCGTACAGAAAGTGTACGGATTCAACAATGTCCTGAAAATGCTTAAA GATGTTAAAGCTGAGCAAAGAGCAGATGTAGTGAAGAGTTTGGTGTATGAAGCGACTGCCAGAATGGAGGACCCTGTTTATGGGTGTACTAGAGAGATCCATCAACTGCAGAAGCGGATTGCTGAGCAGGAGTCCAAGTTGGCAGCCACGCAAGCAGAGCTCCTGGATATGCGTTTTGAACATGACAATTTTGTTTCCCTTCCCACCATTTGTGACGAGGTGGATCAAATGCTGTTTTGTGAACCGCTATGGGAAGTGCAAATTTAA